One Thioclava electrotropha DNA segment encodes these proteins:
- a CDS encoding ABC transporter ATP-binding protein: MFDPFSPAEGAPPRQLGAFFRWCLKGSWGAIAVASFGTTIAGVMEVVSAWLLGQVIDAALNSDRAAVIGANVGLLVLFVAFFLLIRPLTFGISSATNNLLISPNVMPLVLSRLHRWTMGQSVTFFDNDFAGRIAQKQMQTARAVTDTVTEIINTGLFALASIVGSLIVLAQIDRWGAVGLVFWTFGLYLIIRLFLPHIRGRSRERASARAMVTGQVVDTVTNIKTVKLFAHAEHEDRAALEAMQKFRQKTYSFGMVQSLYRVVQMAYAGIVPVMLVGGAIWLWSQGEATAGAIATSGAIAIRLSQMSGWVSQALMSVWTHIGEAEDGMRTLAHMHDLTDAPDARTLRHVEGEIQFDNVDFAYGRRSGGIADINLTIADGERIGIVGASGAGKSTLVALLLRLYDPEKGSILIDGQKIREVTQESLRRNIAMVTQETAMFNRSARENILYGKPDATEEEMIAAAKQAEADHFIRGLADHEGNRGYDAKLGERGVKLSGGQRQRIALARAFLKNAPILVLDEATSALDSEVEAQIQSALHRVMAGKTVLAIAHRLSTIAEMDRIVVLEEGRIVEQGSHDELLAMNGLYARYWARQSGGFLTCDDAEDAAE, from the coding sequence ATGTTCGATCCCTTCTCCCCCGCCGAAGGCGCCCCGCCGCGCCAGCTTGGCGCCTTCTTCCGCTGGTGCCTAAAGGGCAGCTGGGGCGCGATTGCCGTGGCCAGCTTTGGGACGACCATCGCCGGCGTGATGGAGGTCGTCTCCGCCTGGCTTCTGGGTCAGGTGATCGACGCGGCGCTCAACAGCGACCGCGCCGCTGTGATCGGGGCCAATGTCGGCCTGCTGGTCCTGTTCGTCGCGTTCTTCCTGCTGATCCGCCCCCTGACCTTCGGGATCAGCTCCGCCACCAACAACCTGCTGATCAGCCCCAATGTGATGCCGCTGGTGCTGTCGCGCCTGCATCGCTGGACGATGGGCCAATCGGTCACCTTCTTCGACAACGACTTCGCCGGGCGCATCGCGCAGAAACAGATGCAGACCGCGCGCGCCGTCACCGATACCGTCACGGAGATCATCAATACCGGGCTCTTCGCGCTGGCCTCGATCGTCGGCTCGCTGATCGTTCTGGCGCAGATCGACCGCTGGGGCGCCGTGGGTCTCGTGTTCTGGACCTTCGGACTCTACCTGATCATCCGCCTCTTCTTGCCGCATATCCGCGGACGCTCGCGCGAGCGGGCTTCGGCGCGGGCGATGGTGACGGGGCAGGTCGTCGACACGGTCACCAATATCAAGACGGTGAAGCTGTTTGCCCATGCCGAGCACGAGGATCGCGCGGCGCTGGAGGCGATGCAGAAGTTTCGCCAGAAGACCTATTCCTTCGGCATGGTCCAAAGCCTCTATCGCGTGGTGCAGATGGCCTATGCCGGGATCGTTCCGGTGATGCTGGTGGGCGGCGCGATCTGGCTATGGTCGCAGGGCGAGGCCACCGCCGGGGCCATCGCGACCTCCGGAGCCATCGCGATCCGGCTGTCGCAGATGTCGGGCTGGGTGAGCCAGGCGCTGATGTCCGTCTGGACCCATATCGGCGAGGCCGAGGACGGGATGCGGACGCTTGCGCATATGCACGACCTGACCGATGCGCCCGATGCCCGCACGCTGCGCCATGTGGAAGGTGAGATCCAGTTCGACAATGTCGATTTCGCCTATGGACGCCGCAGCGGCGGGATCGCGGATATCAATCTGACGATCGCGGATGGCGAGCGGATCGGGATCGTCGGGGCTTCGGGTGCGGGGAAATCGACGCTCGTGGCGCTGCTTCTTAGGCTCTATGACCCCGAAAAAGGGTCTATTCTGATCGACGGGCAGAAAATTCGCGAGGTCACGCAGGAGAGCCTGCGCCGCAATATCGCGATGGTCACGCAGGAAACGGCGATGTTCAATCGCTCGGCGCGGGAGAACATCCTTTACGGCAAGCCCGACGCCACCGAGGAGGAGATGATCGCCGCCGCGAAGCAGGCCGAGGCGGACCACTTCATTCGCGGCCTCGCCGATCACGAAGGCAATCGCGGCTACGACGCCAAGCTGGGCGAGCGTGGGGTGAAGCTGTCGGGCGGCCAGCGCCAGCGGATCGCCCTTGCCCGCGCCTTTCTGAAGAACGCGCCGATCCTCGTGCTGGACGAGGCGACCTCGGCGCTCGATTCCGAGGTGGAGGCTCAGATTCAAAGCGCGCTGCACCGGGTGATGGCGGGCAAGACCGTGCTGGCGATTGCCCACCGCCTCAGCACCATTGCCGAGATGGACCGGATCGTGGTGCTGGAGGAAGGCCGGATCGTCGAGCAGGGCAGCCATGACGAGCTGCTGGCGATGAACGGGCTCTACGCGCGCTACTGGGCACGTCAGTCCGGCGGCTTCCTGACCTGCGATGACGCGGAGGATGCGGCGGAATAG